The stretch of DNA aggaaggaaaagtgacttgttcagggtcactcaatttcctcatctggaaaatgaagcaaTTAGATTGGATATCCTCTAGGGTACCTTCCAGCTCTCAAATGATTTGAAATCCTATGAGCTTAGAAATGTGAAATGCCATCCTCAGTTATCCCCCCCAGCCATACATGAAGAACTATTAGCTCTCTTATTGTTCCCTCTGGTACCATCCAACTAGCTACCAATCAATCAACAGGCCGATTAAGCATTTATGTGTTAGGCAGcagggatagaaaagaaatgaagaaatgcatCTCCACACCTAAATATCGAACCAGAACACCAACTACATGTGGTCAGTTCCAAATTGCCCCAAAGACTGAGAATGGCCCAGAGGTTTGTCGGCTTCTCAGTGGATCACCCAGGGGATCATTTAGCGGCATCACTGCTCATCTCAGCTACATGTTTCAGTCAGAGCAGGTTAGGTGGGTGAGCAGAGCTAGGAGATTTGTCAGTCCTCTCAGTTCAGCCTGATCCCCAAGGATGAGTTAGACCCATAAATAAACTCCTGTGGAGATATCATTTGCAGGTTCATTTTCAACTCGATTAGTATGCAAACTGACTTGCAATCGTTGAACAAAAACGGAAGGTGCCTCATTTTCTCTGCTGCTAAACTGTTCATTCTCATGCCCTCTGATGCCTCgttcagtttcccatctgtacCTCCACCAATTTCTTTGCTGCCATATACTTGGGCAATAAATCACAGATGCAAAGGGATAAGTGACTGGAACAGAGAGAGATTCCCCCTTAGGACTGTGGACAGGGCAGCTGCCATGCCATGCAGGAAATGGATTAGGGCCCTCCAGGAGATCAGTTTAACTCATGAGCCACCCATGGATTCCATGAGCCAACCGTCACTGCTTATCCTTCTTTAATGGAACTAGTCAAATGCCTCAGCTCAAGCAAAGACCTCCCCAAAGAGCTATGCCTCAACTACATGGTCAGTCTAAAATTGGGCAGccggagagagaaagaagggagatagCCAGAGGCAGCCACAGCAATATTAAAGCCTGCTGGACAGAGGAGGAATGGTGGAGGTAAGATGACGGCAGTTACCCAGAGAACAGTCCCATTGCCCAGGGCAGTCACACAGGGAAGACAGCCTAGGAATGTGCTGGGATGGCAGAGGAAGGCAAGGTCCAGAAAAGGGGCCTTTTAGAGATCAGACCacctggtggtggtggtggcctAAAGATGGTTATGTCCCATGAGGAATGAACCAGAGGTGAACCTCAATATTTGATGCTGGGACATTGGGATCTGTGTATCAATCATCTCCTTTGCCATTCCAACCCCCAACCCCGAACAAACTTTTTCTAGATAACCTATGCTCGTTACCTTTCTGAAATGGTCTGCTTTTCTGTTCTGCTTTCTACATTGTCAAGACAATGCAATGCAATCTGAATTAGACTGGttggatttgatttgattttgcttttaaCTCTCAAGGACATCTGATGATCAGCATCTAGAGGGTCTACTCATATGGGTCCTTGTCTCCTCCTTttgaatggaaactccttgaaggtgggggggagggtttCATAGCCTGGAGAAGGCACTTCAATGGTGTAAACACTTGATGCCTATAGAGGAAGATTGAATTTCTCCATGTGTCTGAGCATGGTGAAATGTTAAATGGGAACAACTCCCCAAAGATTTGGAAACATAGGACTTGATGATCAATCCTAGGTTAGTCATATGTCCGAtgcctgtatgaccttgaacaagaccATTCTGCCTAGGTCTCAGGATCCTCCTTTGTAAGATGATGATGACCTTGGATTGAAGGCTACTTGAAGTATCCCATAGCTAGGATTCTCTGAAACAATGAATTTAAACTGTGGATTTGACATCTATGACATGCCACTGTGTCAAAAACTTTATAATGATTGTATAATTTGATGCAACAATGCTGTAAAATTGGtgctattatcaccattttactcttaaggaaactgaggcagataggttaaataacaaataattgcTACAAAGCCCTTTGAACGACTGGAACATCAGCTTGTGAAATAAAGAGAAGCATGTAACATCCCTCCCCCAACTATTATTCCAGTTCCTATCTGAAGCAACACCTACCTGAAATAAGAAAAGTTATTCAAAGCAATCCCCAGACCCCAGTCTTTACctggggagaaagagggaagtgGGAATTGAGTGAGAAATAGACATTGCTTCCTTGTTCAGTATAACAAGAAACAAGTAGACATgttctttcttcatttggaatCCCACTCCTTTTCCGAGTGCTCTGCTTCTCCAGagcttttaattaaaaaacaaaggaagctCAATAAGTCCACATTTGTCTCCAGACACCATTTGGATGAAGAGGATTAGGCTGATAAGATGCTCAGTGTTTATTGTTATAAATCTCTGTTTCAGCTGGTGAGCCCAGACCCAACctgtgaagaaaatgaaatgtaagTAAATAACAAGGGACCTTTAATTTAGCATTCAAAATGTCAGAGGATCAAAGCATTGTTGGAGCTTCCAAGAAATCTTGGATTAGccaaaaatctaataaaaagaaCCATGGGGGAAAAGCCTAATTAATGATTTAAGAATGCAAATaggactttttttggggggggtggaaggaagaTTTAGGTTAACTTGAGTAAAAGAGAGGTGGCCAGATGTTGCAGGTCTGTCTCTGATGATAGGTCCTTGGGTTAAATtccaaggaaaatgaggaaatccTGGATACTCATAGAGTGAAGCAGAGATCAAAGTAGCTACCTCATTCTCTTCAAATAACCCCATCTCTGGTCTCAGTTACCAGTGGGGTAGAATCTTAACTAGTTTAATAATAGCATggcttctccatttctttttaaacCTGTAATATATTCAACCTTAGTAACTCTATTCCAATTTGGGCAAGAATTGGGAAGCAGGTCCCTTGGCTAGACAGGGCAATCAATGATTGATTTAACAGTTTATCAAGAGACCCTTTTAGCTTTATAGAAATTTGGAGCAGCATGGCAAGTCCTGCAGACAAGGTCAGCACCCCACAACAGGGATTTCTTGGACCTGGGTGCCACCCTAACAAAACTGATCTCAAGGTGATTAGAAGCCAAAACTAAAAAAGGAATcttggaggagaaaagagaaggcacCCCTGTTATcatgaaggcaaggaatgggaaaATGAATGGATAACTACCTACCTTAATGCAGTTTAGGCTAGATGGGCATTACTAAAGTTAGGACTCCACATGACATAGAGCCAGAATTTTTCATGGTTTTTGTGACTTGGACTCCTCTTGGAATCTAGTGAAAACTATGGATGCTTTCTAAGAATGTTGGGGGGAGAGTGATTAAAGTGCATGAAAATGTGAAGGATTACAAAGCAAATCAATCGTATTGAAATGAAATTgtccaaactttaaaaaaaatcatgaacccATGAAAAAAAGTCCATCAAACCATTTGAAGCTGTTAAATAGAATGGCCCAAGCAAGGGATGTTTTGACTAAAGGAAGAAGTAAATAGAAGGTGGGAGAATGGGGAAATTAATAATCTGGGTTTGCCCATGTTGTCCATCAGATGCCCCTTTgggcaggaggaggaggggaaaatttTGAGATTCAAATTGGGTTCAGATTGATGGTCaggagttagaagggaccttagagatcaagcCCAGCAAATTCAtctaacagataaagaaactgagactcagggtcCAAGTGAGCTTCCCAAAATTTTATTGCTCATAAGAAACAGGGGTGAAATTTGAATGCAAACCTTCACTCTCCATATCTATTCTCTTTCCAATTGGCAGCAGAGATACCAGTCTTGGAGATTCTCCATTAGTACTAAATTAACTGACTCAGTGTATAGTTTGGGGTAAGTGTTTAAATTGAGTAGAAGAGAGGCTACAGATACTTGAATTCATTTTGTATAGgttcagtattaaaaaaaatgacctatCTCCTTTTTAGGGATACTGATAAATCATTTTGGAATACtctgaaaatgaaaaatcttgAGTGTTATTTtagtaataattcaaaaaaagaaagaagagctgaaaaacattattctagtctactaaatgctgaaaaagaaaatgaagaagctaTAGCTCTCCTAAGCCCAAACAGCACTAAGCTTCAAGGCCCATATCTTCAATGTGGAATGAAATGGCGGCTAATCATGTTTACCTAGTGTTTATCTTTCATATAAAGATTACCAGGTTGTAAGCCCAGGAGACAACGTCGAATAACACCAAATCCCTTCCTCTAAGGAACTGAACCTCAGGAAATCCAAAGATCTCTCCTAGAATAGATGATtgatgaaacaacaacaaaaaataagaagagttctgaatattttgtttaatttggCCAGCTGACTTAGGTCTGTTCAGTTTTATCTGCAAAGGCAAAAGTTCCATGTACTTGAAGGCTGCAAAACTATTGTCCCTCATATGAGAGCACAGtagaaaggaagaatggaggagCAGCCTTGGGGGAAATAATGAAgcagtcttttctttcttctttagccTCAATGTCTTCTTTCTTTATGCATTTTCTCCTCCACCCCATCCTGGTACCTGGCCTATATCCTTCTTGGCCCTGCTAATATTTTCCTGGGGTATATGATAACTAGAGTGAGCTGGTGGAGGGTTAGGGTATGACTTCTCCCAGCATCACTTGGATTTAATGACGGACTCTAAAATCCTATTAGCCAAGAACCTTAGAGTTGGCAGATGCAGGTTGTGGTTGGCAGGTTGTCTATCCTATCCCTGACACATTTTCCTTCAACGTTCCATAGCAGGTAGCTAATGGTCCAAATTGCCAGCCATTAATGAGAAAAGACCCTGCCACCACCCAGCCAGCCTATGGACAGCTCTACTCTCTAAGGCCGATTTTCTGAAATCTAACCTAAATCGGCTCTTTGCAATTCCTACCCATTGTTCCCAGATCTGCCTTTGGGGGCAAAAAAGTCAAGTCTAAACTCACAGCCTAAGCTctcaatcaaatgagataatatttgtaagacacTGGCATGGTAGGCACTGGATAAAtgacttcttttcttccctttgtcCCGCCTCCAAATCTCAGTCTTTCACAACTTTGAAGATGGACATGGTGTCCAGTGAGTCTTCTCTAAACTAAATGATTTCCTTCCATCACTTCTAGCAGAACCTCCTCTTCAGACCTCTCCCCCTCTGGAGGCAGCCTCCTCTGGACATTCTCAGCTTAGTGAGGTGTGGCAAAAAGAATTGGAGGCAATAGTCTTCACTATCTTGATCAGGGCACAGTAGAATATGGCTACCATTTTGGACTCAAGGTTTCTCTTAGACATCCCTAGGACCATATTAATTTCTTTGAAGGACACATCACCCCTTGACTTGTCTTGAACTTTGAGCCCACTAAAACCCCCAAGATATTTTTCAAACTCTCTGCCCTTTTTTAGTGTCCTTGATTTTTGAAACCCAAATGGAAGGTTTTACATTGCACTTTGTTAAATGTCGTTGTTATTGTTGGGTTCAGACCAATGATCCAATCTGACAAAACTTTCTATCATTGAGTACAACAGTTGCCTCTCCCACCCCAAGATATGTCATCTGCGACTGATAAATTTACCTCTCCATTATTAATAAAGGCATAGATCTGTAGTACATTCTTCTATTGACGTAATTTAATTTTGACTTTGAACCAATAGCGATAAATCTTTGGATGCAACCATTCAATTGAATCTATCTAAATGTTCCGCTATTTAACCTACAATTGCCCATCTTTATTAGTTTTGACCATAAAAAGAGTAAAATCCAAATGTGAAAATAGCTAGAAAAATGTTTGCAGCTATCCTTTGCCCCAAAGTCTAATCTAGTTACTCAAATGAAGTCATTCTTAATGGGACATTTTTGGGAGGTTTATGGAAGGCGCTGTGGATAGCTTAGTTGTGGACTTGGGGTAGGGACAACCAAGATTTAAATCCCACTTAAGAAGCTTACTAATCATGTGGCCTTGAGAGAATCATTTGATacctctgaatctgttttctcatctgtaaatgatgaagaagaagaatagcCCCTCCATCCCTAGGGTTTTAGGGAGGTTCTGATGAAACAATGTGCAAAAAATTCAACATTAATTCCAAGGAGTCTTCTTGGCACCACATCCTTATCTAGATGTTCATTAACCATCCATGCCTTTAATAATGCATGTGGAAAATTTTCCAGGAATTAGTCAAACTCCCTAAGCTACAGTTTGCAAACTCCAGcctccctttttttaaatcttttttgaaaattgggacaAAATTTGTCTGTCTCCATTTCTATAGGATCTCTCACATAAGCCATCATCTTTTACTGTCTGCATACTGAATCGAATAGTGGACTCAAAGTTCAGAAAGCCAAGTTCATATCCTAGTCTTGACCCTGAGTAATTGTATCATCCTGGGGAAGTTTCTCaatctgtcagcctcagtttctccatatataaaatgggaacaactgataacttattttttaacattaagtGAGATATGACAAAATGATTTTCAAGTCTTAAAGTGATATTATAGATGATAACTGTTATTATGATTTTAGAGATTCACAGTCACATTCATCAGTTGTTATAATTCTCTAAAAGTAACTCATTGGGCCCAGTGTGCAGAATTTATCAAGAAAAGCTCACACCAGGCTCCTACTTGCTCCCTACCTAGCTTCACTTTTTTACTAGCTATTTTGATTCTCTGTTTCTGCCTAGACATGATTTTCCTtagaagataaaagaaacaaacttaagagtttgatatttttattttatctccatCGTCAACTGTCCTCATTCTGTCTAGCCCAAACAGCCCAGAAGTGATCTTATCCAGTTGCATATCTCCTAATTTTTGCTGCTAGAGCAAACCATATGAACCAAAAAGCCAAACTTCTCTTTGTTGTCTTCAGTTTTCCTTCACAGTTCAACACTCTTCAtactgttgttgtttttgctttccTCATACAGTATTTTAAAGATTGTGCCGCACTTTTGGATCGTCTCGTTTACCTGCTCTCGCTTCTATCTTttgcatgtttttgtttttaaatcaaaacTGGTTGATGAGCTCCCTGTGCATCCACATTTGTGTCTTTAGCGGTAGACATTTCAAATAGAAACTACGAAATCATATGTAAGGATCTCTGAATGCATCATTGACTTAGAGAATTacatattagcattatctatgttctattacATTTTAGTTTGTGAACCATTTCCCAACTATCTTTCAGTCCTATTCAGAAGCACAGGGACGTGTTTTGTTTTGGCACTTCTGATTTCTACAACTCCCAATCTTTTCCCATCAGCAGTTGCTTCTTTGTGTGTTACAAGTTCAGTCTTGAGAACTTCATATGTTTTTATGGGATAGCTTCCCTTCTAGAATTCTAGATCATGGGCCCCTGCTAGGTTACTCTCCTTTGGGTAGCTGTTCACCCTATATCCAGGCTACATGAAAAACCAGACCTATTTTTCATCTCCTCTATGGCACTATAGGACAGTTAGTTATTATGGTGGTTCTTAGAGTAGAGCACTGGGACTACAATCGGGAATACTTATCTTCACAAACTCAAATGTAGGCTCAGatcctaactctgtgaccctggacaagtcatttaacactgtttgtGCGATTTCCTAATCTATTTAATAAGTgacaaaaggaaatggcaagttactacagtatctttgcccagaaaacccaaAAATAGGATCATGAGGAGTCAGAAATGGCTGAAAAACAAAAACGGCAACCTCTCCCATAGTTCCTCCCATTAAAACCCAGCAGTCACTTCTCTATAGGTGAGAACTGTGTCCAGAAATGTGGCTTTCACTGTGTTCTTCAcctttttaaagaggaaattgTCATCAAGGtaaactaaaaaagaatttgCTATTCTGCTTTTGATCCTTAGAGAGGGCTCCAGAAAATTCCCCATATAATTTTAATCCACTGTGGCCATTAGAAATTTTTAAGGACTCAAAGGAATAAACCTGAATTTTAGGGCAAACCTAGCTAGAGCAGATCCCTCCAAGCATAAACCATGAGCAGGGCTCATTGATCACCTTTAAAGCAGTGTCTGAGTATTCAGGTCCTGCCCAATGTTAGCTCTACAGCCTTGTCTCTTaatgtcttcttttcttccttcacatcattatcatcaatacTGACATCACCTAATGATGTCTTGTTTTGTTGTAACTGTCAACTGTCGTCTGGTCATCTGTCTCACTCTGGATTTGCCCACTTCAATTCATCTCCTATTAACTTTCTGAAATGCTTTATTTCCCTCTGATCTCCATGTCAGATCATGTAACTCCTCTTATTaaaattgttgctgttgttgttgctgtttcagTGCATCTCTAATACCTTTGGAATAAAATAATCAACTCTTCCATTTGGTATTTATAACATTTCCCAATCTGGtcccttcttgctttttttcagttttcttgcaCATTGCTACACTCTCTAGACTATGATTCAGCCATACTGGCATACGTTCTTTTTTGCATAACACATAATCTCCCATCTCCAAGCTTTTGCCCTGGTTATTCCCTACGCCTGGAATATTCTCCTTACTCATCTGCTCTTCTTGGAGACCTTGagttccttcaagactcagttcaaacaTCACTTTCTAAATGAAGTCTATCCTGATTCCCCCCTTCTctactcctccctctccccttccacaGCCTTTTAGATAACTTGGATATCTTCTGTCTGTACCTATATATTTTTTACTGTCTCCCTATTTGTATTTAGCATGCAAGGTCCTTGGACAAAAGGATTGTTTTGGTCCATGGGTATGTGAAGGATACAGTCATTTTAAGCAGTAACTGTTCAGAGGCATAAGGTCTAGGTCTGGTGAAGGAGGCATGGCCAATAAAAATATTGTGGAgaaagtgatgatgatgtttgtcctttattcccaaagaagaccacaCCCTCAGAAAGGAGATACCATGAGAAGCACGTGAATTGAATATGAGTAAGGAGGTGCCgtgcttagtcaccagcctcactttctcctccagagccatctggggccagtggccagagatgaatcaagatggccctggatgtgaggcaatcagggttaagtgacttgtccaaagtcatacagctagtaaatatgaaatgtctgaggctggatctggatttgaacttgggtcctcctgactccaaggctggtgctctattcactgcatcacctagctgcccctgtgaaaCAAAGCAATGAGTGAGGAAAGAGGAGGGACTCAGAAGTGAGAGTAACCTGCATCAAATACTGGTCCAACCAATTACTCCATGATGTTTTAGACAAAATGTTCACATCTGCAATGGAGttcctcagtctcttcatttgtaaaatgagaaagttaaacTGTATGGTTTCTGAGGACTTGAAATCCAAGATCTTAGGAAACTCTGACTCTGCCACTGTTGTCTATATGACCTTGTGCAAATTTCTTCAtgctccatgcctcagtttcttcatttttaaattgaaaagttaGGCTAGTTGGCTACTAAATACTCTTTCATCTCTAAAGCTAGCACCCTTGGTGTTCGGTCCTGGTTCTTGTTGCCCGTCTCCTAGTCTGACACCTTTCTCCTTGTTTTAACAGGTGTATGAGCCAAGATGAAGAACCCTTGAGTGACTGGTACATCTGGTAAGGACACTTTCTGTCAGAGTGGTAGTTTGGGGTGGGACTTGGGGACTATTAACCTTTGGAAGGACTGTCTGCTGCCCTTTCCCTAAAGTTCTCCTATTCTTCCTTTGGCTCCAGGTGCCTCATGCTGCTCTCTCTAATCACCATCTTATGCTGCTTGGTTCTGCTCTGCCTCCAGTGCTGGTTAAAGAGGTCTCATCCCTGTCCTCCTGGACGGACTGTGGCTGTGTTTGCCATCAATGATATTGAAACCATTTCTGGTTTGTCTTGGGCCTTCTCTTATTTACTTTAACCAATGTTGGATCATTGGGGGAAGGGATGTGATTTCCCATAGGCTTAGGAACCAAGAGGCTCATGTCTAAAGGGTTGTCTGAAGGACAGATTCTTGGGGAATGAGAAGGTGagcattctcattttgtagatgaggaaactaaggccctgcaaagtgaaatgattttcctaaggcTATTCTCCTTATCATCCCGGTACAAAGTCAATGGCTGAGGTAGGACTCAGATCTAGTCTCCTGGACTCCCAACCCACCACTCTTTTACTCACCTCTACTATTTACCAAAGGCCTCTCAATATATCAATTTAGACAccattttaaaatgcttaatgTTCTGGAAACCTACCACTAATGAGAGACCTGGCCCAGCATTTTAATTCGTTTCACTAAAGATAATGAAGTGCCTACTCTGAGCCAGGCCATGTGAGCCACCATAGAGACAAAGATGGATAGAGGCTGGGAGTTGTCCCCTCAAGGTGCTGATAATCCTGCAAATGAAGAActgaaatgggggagggggggaatagagcaaatgcaaaaggaaaaatcaaaccCAAGCTCTGGGGAAATGGGAGATGACTAGAAGCTGAAGGAGGGGATCTAAGGTCTAAAAAATAACACCTGACTAGAacttgggaggaaggaaggggcttaaagaaagtgaagaagaccTGGGAAAGGAGACGTCAGGAAAAGCCCAAAGATAGAATATAGGCCGACAAGAATGGAGCAGCAATTTTCAAATGTGAAATTAGGTCCTTAAATAGGTCCTTAAATTTTAGCATCAGAAAATCATATTTTGTTCCATGGTCATTCGAGAGTCAGTGAATATGTTGTAGTTAAGAAGTAACagtgcagtggagaaagcaccagctctgcagtcaggaggacctcggttcaaattctatctcagagttcaaattctgtctcagagacttaatagttgcccagctgtgtgaacttgagccagtcacttaaccccattgtcttaaataaataaaaattttaaaaaagtaatgggAACAGATCCATGTATCAGGAAGTTGACCAAAGAACAGACTTGAGAGGGAGAGACTATAAATGTGGGGGGGATCATAGACAAATGGGTCACAGATTAGAAGGAAACTCACTGGACACATATTCTAaaaccttggttttttttttttttttttagtttttgcaaggcaatggggtcaagtggatttcccaaggccacacagctaggtaattatgaagtgtctgagaccgcatttgaactcaagtactcctgactccagggccattgctctatccactgcgccacccagctgcccctaaaaccTTGATTTTAAAGGCAAGGAAAAACTACTGAGGACTAATTGGGGTGTTATAGGAGCCACACTAAATTATTAGGGGTGATTTCACTGGGAATGGGAATGAAAATATGAGATAGCTGAGACAGAATTGACTGAACTAATCATGAGAGTTAAATTACAGGCCATTACAAGAAGGGCCATGAGAATTGGGATGGTCTCAGCTTCATACCTATAAGAAACAATTAAAGGGACTAGATGCTAAGCCTGGAGAGGAAAAGACTCAAGGTGGGGCATGAGTTTCTTCAAGGGATTAgaagtactgaatttggagtcatatGTGGCTTGCATTCAAAGCTAGGCTCttactgcctatgtgaccttgagcaaatcacttcgcAAATTCAATTTACTCAGTCAGTTGGACAAATCCTTTACACAGAaagttggacaagatgacctctgcTCTACTCTGATTGGGCAAAATTTCTTATCATAGGATCCTCTAATTTCTGATTTCTtccatgaagaaaagaaaatagatttattcTGCTGAGTAAAAAACCATAAAAccaaaaaggaggaggaggaggactaataccaaaaaaatcaaacttgGGCTTGTGATCAGGAAGAAATTACCAACAAGCAGAGAAAATCAGAGATGGAAGTGCTGCCTGGGGAGGATGTGACCCACTTTCGAGAGTTTGGGGGAGCCACCCTTGTACCTAAAGACCCACCCCCTAGAATCTACCAAGATGTGTCTCCCAA from Macrotis lagotis isolate mMagLag1 chromosome 6, bilby.v1.9.chrom.fasta, whole genome shotgun sequence encodes:
- the TMEM207 gene encoding transmembrane protein 207 isoform X2 — encoded protein: MVELVSPDPTCEENEMCMSQDEEPLSDWYIWCLMLLSLITILCCLVLLCLQCWLKRSHPCPPGRTVAVFAINDIETISGRETVTDPTVDLRSPHHELYPESSTPLGPPPPYEDGQKTSRL
- the TMEM207 gene encoding transmembrane protein 207 isoform X3 translates to MRPPKGASFASLLSRIGAVGLLLFQLVSPDPTCEENEMCMSQDEEPLSDWYIWCLMLLSLITILCCLVLLCLQCWLKRSHPCPPGRTVAVFAINDIETISVFARQWGQVDFPRPHS
- the TMEM207 gene encoding transmembrane protein 207 isoform X1 translates to MRPPKGASFASLLSRIGAVGLLLFQLVSPDPTCEENEMCMSQDEEPLSDWYIWCLMLLSLITILCCLVLLCLQCWLKRSHPCPPGRTVAVFAINDIETISGRETVTDPTVDLRSPHHELYPESSTPLGPPPPYEDGQKTSRL